In Chiloscyllium punctatum isolate Juve2018m chromosome 52, sChiPun1.3, whole genome shotgun sequence, a single genomic region encodes these proteins:
- the LOC140470992 gene encoding histone H2B 1/2-like has protein sequence MTSSVYKKGTPSPLSFSLCLKVNGAMADEKKAQQASKKGAKKIIKKAPTKGGKRRKRTRKESYGIYIYKVMKQVHPDTGISSRAMSIMNSFVNDIFERIAGEASRLAHYNKRSTISSREIQTAVRLLLPGELAKHAVSEGTKAVTKYTSSK, from the coding sequence ATGACGTCGTCAGTCTATAAAAAGGGAACTCCAAGCCCGCTTTCATTTAGTCTGTGTCTGAAAGTGAACGGCGCTATGGCTGATGAGAAGAAAGCTCAGCAAGCCTCCAAGAAGGGCGCGAAGAAAATCATCAAGAAGGCGCCAACGAAGGGCGGCAAGAGGAGGAAAAGGACTAGGAAAGAAAGTTATGGCATCTATATCTACAAAGTGATGAAGCAGGTTCACCCCGACACCGGCATCTCATCCAGGGCCATGAGCATCATGAACTCGTTCGTCAACGATATTTTCGAGCGCATCGCGGGGGAGGCTTCCCGCCTGGCCCATTACAACAAGCGCAGCACCATCAGCTCCCGGGAGATCCAGACCGCCGTGcggctgctgctgcccggggagCTGGCCAAGCACGCCGTGTCGGAGGGCACAAAGGCGGTGACCAAGTACACCAGCTCCAAGTGA
- the LOC140470938 gene encoding histone H2A type 1-like produces MSGRGKGGGKGRAKAKSRSSRAGLQFPVGRVHRLLRKGNYAERVGVGAPVYLAAVLEYLTAEILELAGNAARDNKKTRIIPRHLQLAVRNDEELNKLLGGVTIAQGGVLPNIQAVLLPKKTSAAGSA; encoded by the coding sequence ATGTCTGGAAGAGGAAAGGGCGGTGGGAAAGGTCGTGCCAAGGCGAAGTCTCGGTCTTCCCGGGCTGGCCTGCAGTTCCCGGTGGGCCGTGTTCACAGGCTCCTGAGAAAGGGTAACTATGCTGAGCGTGTGGGTGTCGGAGCGCCGGTTTATCTGGCTGCGGTGCTGGAGTATCTGACGGCTGAAATCCTGGAGCTGGCCGGCAACGCGGCCCGGGACAACAAGAAGACCCGCATCATCCCCCGGCACCTACAGCTGGCCGTGCGCAACGACGAGGAGCTCAACAAGCTGCTGGGAGGGGTGACCATCGCTCAGGGCGGGGTGCTGCCTAATATCCAGGCCGTGCTGCTGCCCAAGAAAACTTCCGCTGCTGGATCTGCTTAA
- the LOC140470919 gene encoding histone H1-like, with translation MTDSAAAETAPPASAPTKSKAPKKKAAAPRKKTPGPGLGELILKVVGDIKDRKGTSLPAVKKGLERSGIDVGKRNAQIKMSIRRCLANGSLVLVKGQGVSGSFKLPKNPVKAKAGKKAGTSAAAKKPAVKKSAAKKVTAKKSQAKKATAKKSPAKKASGKKTASPKKAVSKAAPKKRTLVKKVKKAKGPKAPKPLSKPTKSKAKPKAKVTKTAAKK, from the coding sequence ATGACCGACAGTGCAGCCGCCGAAACTGCTCCTCCAGCCTCCGCTCCGACTAAATCCAAGGCTCCTAAGAAGAAGGCGGCGGCTCCCAGGAAAAAAACACCCGGTCCCGGGTTGGGAGAGCTGATTCTGAAGGTTGTCGGGGATATCAAGGATCGTAAAGGGACGTCTCTGCCCGCTGTAAAGAAGGGGCTGGAGAGAAGCGGGATCGATGTGGGAAAGCGAAATGCACAGATCAAGATGAGTATCAGGAGGTGCCTGGCGAACGGCTCCCTTGTTCTGGTCAAGGGTCAGGGCGTCTCCGGCTCCTTCAAACTCCCAAAGAATCCAGTCAAGGCAAAAGCGGGCAAGAAGGCGGGAACATCAGCGGCCGCCAAGAAACCGGCCGTGAAGAAATCTGCGGCCAAGAAGGTGACAGCAAAGAAATCTCAGGCCAAGAAAGCGACAGCCAAAAAATCCCCAGCCAAGAAAGCGAGCGGCAAGAAGACGGCATCGCCAAAGAAAGCGGTGAGCAAAGCAGCGCCAAAGAAACGGACTCTCGTGAAGAAGGTGAAAAAGGCCAAGGGCCCTAAAGCCCCCAAACCCCTCAGCAAACCGACTAAAAGCAAGGCCAAGCCCAAAGCGAAAGTGACCAAGACAGCAGCAAAGAAATGA
- the LOC140470896 gene encoding histone H3 — translation MARTKQTARKSTGGKAPRKQLATKAARKSAPATGGVKKPHRYRPGTVALREIRRYQKSTELLIRKLPFQRLVREIAQDFKTDLRFQSSAVMALQEASEAYLVGLFEDTNLCAIHAKRVTIMPKDIQLARRIRGERA, via the coding sequence ATGGCCCGAACCAAGCAGACAGCGCGCAAATCCACCGGAGGGAAAGCTCCCCGCAAGCAGCTGGCGACCAAAGCGGCCCGCAAGAGCGCTCCGGCCACGGGCGGAGTGAAGAAGCCTCATCGCTACAGGCCCGGCACGGTGGCTCTGCGGGAGATCCGCCGCTACCAGAAATCCACCGAGCTGCTGATCCGCAAACTGCCCTTCCAGCGGTTGGTGCGAGAGATCGCTCAGGACTTCAAGACCGACCTGCGCTTCCAGAGCTCGGCGGTGATGGCCCTGCAGGAGGCCAGCGAGGCTTACCTGGTGGGACTGTTTGAGGACACCAACCTGTGCGCCATCCACGCCAAGCGGGTCACCATCATGCCCAAAGACATCCAGCTGGCCCGCCGGATCCGCGGGGAGCGCGCCTAA